In the genome of Populus trichocarpa isolate Nisqually-1 chromosome 10, P.trichocarpa_v4.1, whole genome shotgun sequence, the window TATCACACTCTTATGGAATGTGgtgttatttttcagtttcgtgtcattttgattttctttatctGTAATGTTGTGTATCGTGTTGCTTAGTTTTAATGAATTTTGCTaatgagaattgaatttcacgTATCAAACTAAATATTTATGTCTATTATCTTCAGATTTCCCTTTTCAGGAATTGTGGTCCGCAAGTTAGTAATGACCTTTTctactttaagaaaaaaatcttagatGAGGCGACTTGTTGTTTTTCTGTTATGTTGCGACttgcatgtttttgtttttcctgttGGATTGGCTAGTGGGAATTGAAGGCAGAGTGAGTCATAACTTTGTGCTTGGAAGATTTCTTAGGAAGTACATCAGTATCCGGATGGAAATATTTGAATTGCTGTAATCATCATGTTCCCATGGAAAAGAATCTATTTCATTTTGCAAACTTGATATCAAATGCTTTCAATCCTTTCTGGTATTCCGATTGTTAATCCTTTTCAAGTGCAACATACAGTAGATGAGTTAGAAGATGGTGTgttcaaattgttttatttcttagCGAGTAGTGATCATGAcattaaaattttctaatttcatcagcATTGACTAAGGTTTGAAAGGACTTGTTGGATTGTAGAGCTCCTTTATGTGGTGCATACGAATGAATTTGCACGGACAGAATTTGATAATAACGAGCTTCTTGGTACTATGTTTGCCTTGATTTCTGTTCTTCTTTTCCTTGGGTTGAGTGAAGATGTCACAATAACTAGATcaataatttagattaattcatGACATCAATGAAAAAATTCGGGAGATGATATagcatttcttttgttgttttgggaCGTCTATTGTACTGCTTCACCTTATCTAAGTCATCCCCTATCATATTCAGTTCACTATGGAAATGGCTGGCACTGGACCTGGAGATGGACTCAAGTCTTACTCTATGGAAATGTCTAAAGACTTAGTTGATATGTCTGTGTTTTCTGAGTCATCTCAAGGTAAGCATGCTTCTGTCTTTGGAGCCCATGTcatgaaattcactttccatgAAGAACACTTCAGATCAtagttaatttatcatttttatttgacaaaataGCTTGCATAAATTCCCTGTTTTGCCTCTCTATCCAAACTGCGGACAATAGTAACCTCTTAAGATGGTTCACTTCAAGGAAAAGCAAGCCAGTGGATCATTTTTTTGGGATAGCTAGAAAACTCTAGGTTGAATTTTTCTGCACTGTATTGCCACTGAGCAATAACTTAAATATAACTGCACATGCTACAGAGAAGGGAACTCATAATGCTGATTGACTAACTAATATAAGATCTAATGCGAAGTTAGGAATCAAATATCTTCCTGATCCTCTACCAGGACTCCTGAACTTACTTTCAGCTGATCATTGTAGGTTTGCTTGTAATAGTATCCATGATAATTAGTTAGTATTTGTGTCCTTGGGCCTGTGGGCCCTTCTCTGTACCAAAAAAAATGCACATCAGTTCGTCATGGAAATGGAACTCTTACTTTCTTCAAGAGAATATGCAATTAGTATATGCTGTTTTTTCTGCCTGTTTACTTGGATAGCAAACAGCTGGTTTCTTGTTCTAACTTCTAACTCATAAAACATGTTTCAATTTTGGCAACTGAACTTTGGAAGCTGAACTAAAGTTGGTGCAATTCCATTGTTTTATAGGAAAGCTGTCTGTGGAGGGAAGAATACTGAACAAATTTGATGTGAGGCCTCATAGTGAAAACCTTGAGAACTATAGAAAAATCTGTcgtgaaagaacaaaaaagtacATGGTCAAGAGTAGACAAATAAAGGTCTGCTTTACACTAAACATCTTTTCTTCATGCTTTTTATGGATGATCAATTCTCTTTGACCCTCTCCTTGTTCCCAATTTCAGGTCATCGACAATGACACTGGGAGTCATATGATGCCTATGCCGGGGATGATTATATCTGGACTCGCTGTACTGTCCTTTTTCTACATCTTTGTCAATGTTTTTTCACCTTGCTTTATGTGGaggcacttttttttttgctattaccTGATAGATTAGTGATATTTATGATATGGACTATTCTAAACATTTGTGTTTGCAATAGGATAAGAAGAAACTGCCAATCAAGGCATCAGATATGAAAAGGACGAGAAGAGACCGTAGAGAAATGGAAGGGATTATGTTTAAgctttttgaaaagcaaccaaacTGGACACTAAAACAGCTGGTCCAAGAGACAGACCAACCTGAAGTATGTTTTTTGACCACTTAGTTTTTGCAAATGTGCTTATGCTACCGTTTGGATCTTAGTAACAATACTgcgtgtaaaaaaataattaaaaattctatGTGTGTATGATACCCAGAATTAGTGGTCAGAGTTCTTTTTAGTGCTGTATGTCATATTTTCGATCTTCCAAGTCATTTTACGTGTCCATATTGTTGCCATATGATGCTGTATTGAAAGCATGCAAAAACATATTGCTTTTAGAGGAATATATGATTTCATGAACTATGCAATCATGAGTTTAACAAACTTTGCTACGCATGACCTTTAGATCAACAGAGAATATAGTGTATATTTGGACATTTGACTTGTTAGGCACTGTTTCTAAATATGGGTCTTTACAAAGCTGTAAGACAAGTTGGGGTGCTCTGATTATCTCTTTGTTTGTGTAGGGTGAAAGTGCTCTAATTTGATCTTCTCATAGTAATTTGAAGAATTCCAGCATTATGCTTACCTGCTATACCCATGTTTAAACATTACAGGCTCCTACTATTTAGTATATTACTACTTTTGGTTTCTGTTATGAACTCATCCTTTAACACCATGATAAGACTTTTCTTCTATGGGGGTCAGAAGTAAAATTATTCGCCAAATTTCAAGCTGTTCAGCTATGAAAAGTACATGCACTCTGCATCCAAACACTAGGCAAAAGTTCTTTGAGCCTTTAGTTGAAATTCAAATATCTCTCACTAACAGGTTCAAATGGGCATG includes:
- the LOC7458647 gene encoding uncharacterized protein LOC7458647, coding for MDDEASNSSSGNNNNNNKNLTNDNNNKSPVLGGFLDASKAEKSVWLMKCPSIVSRFLRSQEHEVGDGDASSPPVAKVIVSVDPLKSNDDDNSATEFTMEMAGTGPGDGLKSYSMEMSKDLVDMSVFSESSQGKLSVEGRILNKFDVRPHSENLENYRKICRERTKKYMVKSRQIKVIDNDTGSHMMPMPGMIISGLADKKKLPIKASDMKRTRRDRREMEGIMFKLFEKQPNWTLKQLVQETDQPEQFVKDMLKDLCVYNNKGSNQGSYELKPEYKKSNEEPAPE